A window of Micromonospora eburnea genomic DNA:
GGGTTGCGCCCCACCCAGTAGGCGTGCTGGATGTCCGTCAGCGGGAACGGCTCGTACCGCTGCTCCGGCCGGGGCACGATCTCCGGCGGGGACCCGCTGTCGGCCATCCGGCGCAGCAGCGCGACCAGCGCGTCCCGGTGTTCCCGCAGCTCCTCGCGCAGCTGCGGGGTGAGCGCGCCGCTGGCGGCCCGGACGTCCAGCCGGTCGTCGACGAGGCGCAGCCGCACGCCGCGCCGGTGCAGTTCGGACAGTAGGTCAGGCGCCGTCATGGTCTCTCCTGCCAGTTGTCGGGGCCGGGCATGCGCAACCGGCGGGGTAGGTCGGGGCGGGGGGAGGGGTGCCGGCTGCGGCACCCGGGCGCTGCCGTCCGGTCATCCGGCCGCCCGGGCGCCGGCCGTGGTGCCCAGGGCCGCGGCCACCCCGTCGACGAACTCCGCCCAGCCGTACATGCCGGCGATGAAGCCGAAGAAGCGGTCCATCTGCTCCTGGTGCCCCTGGATCGCCCGGAGCACGTCGAGCAGTTCGTCGGTCGGCCGCAGCCGCGCCGCCTGTAGGTTGAAGTGGTACAACGGCAGCGACTCCCGGTCGCGCTGCACCGTGTAGTCGATCAGGGCCCGGTCCACCGGCCGCTCGCCGGCCAGCGCCGGATGCAGGTGCTCGGTCAGCAGCGCGGCGTGCCCGATGGCGTCGCTGATCCCCATGGCCCCGATCGAGTCCTTGTGGTAGCCGGCGTCGCCGACCAGCGCCCAGCCCGGCCCGCTGCCGCGGCGGAAGAAGTTCGGCAGCCGGCCGGTGCCGACGAAGCGCTCCTCGCGCCGGCCGGCCCGGACCCGTTCCAGGACGCTCGGCGCCGCGAGGGCCAGGGAGCGGAAGTACGACCCCTCGATGTCCTTGCGGACCTCGTCGAACTCCTCGCGTGGCGCCTGCACGACGACCATCACCAGCCCGTCGTTGGTGGGTACCGCCCCGACCAGGCGCCGGTGGTCGACGAAGACCTCGTAGTCGGCGGTGAACCCGCTCCAGTAGGTGTAGTAGACGCAGCACAGCGAGGGCACCGCCTCGTACTTCGGTGCCTGCACCTTCTTGGCCACCACCGAGTCCAGCCCGTCCGCACCGATCACCACCCGGGCCCGTTCGGTGAACTCGCCGTGCGGCCCCCGGGCCCGGATCCCGACCACCCGGTCGCCGTCCCAGAGCAGGTCGGTGACGTTGCACTCCTCGCGCAGCTCGGCGCCGGCCGCCTCAGCCGCCCGGACCAGCAGGGTGTCGAGTACGAACCGGCGCGGCCCGAAGCCGGCCCGGACGGGGCCGATGGCCGGCGCGCAGCCGGTGACCGGAACCCCGGCGAGCTGCCACCGGGACACCCGCAGCGGCGGGCAGCCGCTTTCCCGCAGCGCGTCCAGCAGGCCCCATTCGGCCAGCCTGGCGATGGTCGGTGGGTGCACGTAGTGGGTGGACATCGTGTCGCTGGGAAAGCTTGCCCGGTCCAGCAGCAGCACACGGTGCCCGGCGCGCGCCAGCAGCATCGCGGTGGTGGCACCGGCGCAGCGCGCACCGACGACGATCGCGTCGTACATGCGGACTCCTCAGAAGCACCCAGCAGGTGTCACCATGGTGCGACGCTCGGTGCTGGCGAGGCTATACGGAAAGCGTAAAGATATTTACGACACATCAATTTTTGGGGTGTGTTTCCGGGGTACCGGGACGGCGCCGTCCCACCACGGTGGAAGAACCCCCTATCGCCCGTTCCCCCTCCCCTTATCGTGGCGGTTGAGCAGCCCGGATTCCCCCTAGCGGCGCGTATTTGATTGACCGCCCAATTCGTGCGCACATACCGTCCACTGTCGGTGCACCAATATGTTCCGGGGGTTGGACTAATGGGGCAACCGGCCCAGGGGCGGTCGTTCGCCATTTCACCGGAGGACCGGGAGATTCTTGTCCGGCTCTCCCGGGGCCACCGCCGTGGCGGCGAGCCGCTGCGGGCCGCCATCGTGCTGGCCGCCGCGGCCGGCCTGTCGTACGCGGAGACCGCCCGCCGGCTGGCCACCACCCGGCCCACGGTGGCCACCTGGCTGCGCCGCTACGCCGAGGAGGGCGTGCCGGGCCTGCGGGACCGGGTGCGCCCCGGCCGTCGGCCACGGGTGCAGGACGCCGACGTGGTGCTGCGTACGCTGACCGCCGTCCCGCCCGCCGGTGACACCTGGTCCAGTCGGGCTCTCGGCGTCGACCTCGGCCTGTCCAACGGCACGGTGGCCCGGGTCTGGCGGCGGTGGGGGCTGCGTCCCGCCGAGCCGGCCGCGTTCCGCCTGCCCGGGCTGCCCGACCTGGCGCTGGCCGACGCGTACCTCGTCGGGCTGCACTGCGACTACCGCGACTGCCTGCTCGTGCTCGCCGCCGGTGCCGGTGCGGCCGACGCTGGTGCGGACTGCGTGCCGCCCATCGGTGGCCCGGATGACCTGCCGTCGGCGTCGCCGTCGGCGCTGGCCGACTTCCTCGCGATGGTCACCGAGCGTCGGCCCGGCGTACGCCTGCACGTGCTCGTCGGCGGAGAGGAGACCGGGCGACGCCCGGCCGTACGCGCCTGGGCGGCCCGCCACGGCCACCTGGTCCGGGTCGCCCCGCCGGAGCCGACCTGGACCGAGTTGGCGGCCGTGGCGGCCGGACTCACCGCACCGGTCGGCGGGCGGGCCGCCGCTGACCTGGGCGGCACACTGGTCACCGCGCTGCATGCGGCCTGGCGGACGGCCTGGTTCCGCGACCTGTGACGCGGCTGCCGAAGTGCGGGCGGTGGTCCGTGGTGCGCCCCGCGTCGACGGACGGTAACCGGAGCCCGCCTTCGGAGCTGATGTCACAAACGATTCGCCGCCGGGCACTGTCCGGCGCCCCGCCGGCAGGTGAGGCTGAATCGTTTACGACATCAGGTTCATAGCGTCCCGAAGGGCGATCACCGCCGCGCCGGCAGCCCGGGGGTGCTTCTGGCTGGGTGGGGGATCCCGCCCGGGACATCCATTGCCAATCATGGATGTATTCGCAGTTGGCAGTCCGGAAAAGAGGTGCGCCGTGCACAGTCGTCCGACCCGACCGGGCCGCTGGTTGGCCCGTACCCTGACTCTGCCGCTCCTCTTCGCCACCCTGGTCGCCAGCGGCACCACCGCGTACGCGGCGGAGGGCGCCGAGGCGGCGTCCACCTGCACGGCGCGGTACCGACGCGAGGGTGTGGAGGTGTGGGTGTCGTTCCGCAACATCGCCCCGACGACGGTGAACGGCTGGACCCTGAGCTGGGCGTTGGCGGACTCGCAGCAGATCTGGACGATCTGGAACGCCGCGCTGGTCAGTCACACGGGTGGCATCGCCACCGTCCGGGACCTGGGCTGGAACGCGAACCTCGCACCGGGGGTCGAGATGACCATCGGGTACATCGCCGGCGGCAACGCCCCGCCGAGCGGCTTCGCCCTGAACGGCGACCCCTGCCAGGCCGGATAGCGCGGCAGGGGTCGCCAGTTCGTCGTACGGTGCCCGCGAGGGCGTCGGTCATCCGCCGACGTAGGCCGCGAGGTGCTCGCCGGTGAGGGTCGAGCGGGCGGCGACGAGGTCGGCGGGAGTGCCCTCGAAGACGATCCGCCCGCCGTCGTGCCCGGCGCCGGGGCCGAGGTCGATGATCCAGTCGGCGTGCGCCATGACCGCCTGGTGGTGCTCGATGACGATGACCGACTTGCCGGCGTCGACCAGCCGGTCGAGCAGGCCGAGCAGGTGCTCGACGTCGGCGAGGTGCAGGCCGGTGGTCGGCTCGTCGAGGACGTACACGCCGCCCTTCTCGCCCATGTGGGTCGCCAGCTTCAGCCGCTGCCGCTCGCCGCCGGAGAGCGTGGTGAGCGGCTGGCCGAGGGTGAGGTAGCCGAGCCCGACGTCGGCGAGCCGACTGATGATGGCGTGCGCGGCCGGGATGCGCGCCTCGCCCACCGCGAAGAACTCCTCGGCCTCGCTCACCGGCATCGCCAGCACCTCGCTGATGTCCCTGCCGCCGAGCTGGTACTTCAGCACCTCGGCCTGGAACCGCTTCCCTTCGCACTCCTCGCAGGTGACGGCCACGCCGGCCATCATCGCCAGGTCGGTGTAGATGACGCCGGCGCCGTTGCAGTTGGGGCAGGCGCCCTCGGAGTTGGCACTGAACAGCGCCGGCTTAACGCCGTTGGCCTTCGCGAACGCCTTGCGGATCGGTTCTAGCAGCCCGGTGTACGTCGCCGGGTTGCTGCGCCGCGAACCGCGGATCGGTGTCTGGTCGACCGCCACCACGCCGTCCCGCCCGGACACCGAGCCGTGGATCAGGGAACTCTTGCCCGACCCGGCGACGCCGGTCACCACCACGAGGACGCCGAGCGGGATGTCCACGTCGACGTCCCGCAGGTTGTGCGCGTCGGCCCCGCGTACCCGCAGCGCTCCGGCCGCCTTGCGCACCGACGGCTTCAACGAGACCCGGTCGTCCAGGTGCCGCCCGGTGAGGGTGTCGCTCTTCCGCAGCCCCTCGACGGTGCCTTCGAACACCACCTCACCGCCCTCGGTGCCGGCGCGTGGGCCGAGGTCGACGACGTGGTCGGCGATCGCGATCGCCTCCGGTTTGTGCTCCACCACGAGCACGGTGTTGCCCTTGTCGCGCAGTTGCCGCAACAGGTTGTTCATGCGCTGGATGTCGTGCGGGTGCAGACCGATGGTCGGCTCGTCGAAGACGTAGGTGACGTCGGTGAGCGACGATCCGAGGTGGCGGATCATCTTGGTGCGCTGGGCCTCGCCGCCGGAGAGCGTGCCGGACGGCCGGTCGAGGCTCAGGTACCCGAGCCCGATGCCGACGAAGGAGTCGAGCGTGTCCCGCAGCGATGCGACCAACGGCGCGACCGACGGTTCGTCGAGGCCGCGGACCCATTCGGCCAGATCGCTGATCTGCATCGCGCACGCGTCGGCGATGCTGATCCCCGCGATCTTCGAGGACCGGGCCGTCTCGTTCAGCCGGGTGCCGCCGCAGTCGGGGCAGGTGGTGAAGGTGACCGCGCGCTCCACGAACGTCCGGATGTGCGGCTGCATCGCCTCCTTGTCCTTCGACAGCATCGACTTCTGCACCCGGGGGATCAGTCCCTCGTAGGTCATGTTGATGCCGGCGATCTTCATCCGGGTCGGCTCGTGGTGGAGGAAGTCGTTCAGTTCCTTCTTCGTGTACCTGCCGATCGGCTTGTCCGGATCCACGAAGCCCGACTCGCTGTAGAGCCGGTAGTTCCAGCCGCCCGGCTTGTAGCCGGGGATCATGAGCGCGCCCTCGTTGAGCGACTTGCTGGCGTCGTACAGCTGGGTCAGGTCGATGTCGGTGACCGAACCGCGACCCTCGCAGCGCGGGCACATGCCGCCGAGGATGCTGAACGAGCGCCGCTCCTTCATCGTCTGGCCCCCGCGCTCGATGGTGACCGCGCCGGCGCCGCTGATCGAGGCGACGTTGAACGAGAACGCCTGCGGTGAGCCGATGTGCGGCTGCCCGAGCCGGCTGAAGAGGATACGCAGCATCGCGTTGGCGTCGGTGGCGGTGCCGACCGTGGAGCGCGGGTCCGAACCCATCCGCTCCTGGTTGACGATGATCGCGGTCGTCAGCCCGTCGAGCACGTCGACGTCGGGCCGCGCCAGCGTCGGCATGAACCCCTGCACGAAGGCGCTGTACGTCTCGTTGATCATCCGCTGCGACTCCGCGGCGATCGTGTCGAACACCAGCGAACTCTTGCCCGAGCCGGATACGCCGGTGAACACCGTCAGTCGGCGCTTCGGGATCTCGATGCTGACGTTCTTGAGATTGTTCTCGCGCGCGCCGTGCACGCGGATCAGGTCGTGGCTGTCGGCAACGTGGGGCGCGGGCGACGGCCGCTGCGTCCTCGTGGCCATGCTCATCGTTTCTCCATCTGTCAGGCGGGGCGCCCGCGCGGTCTCCGTCGGCGTCGCCTGTCGCGACTTGACCGGATTCGCGCAGTACGTCTGGTTCTTCCGTCGGCGTCGTCGCGGCAACGGTACGCTGTCCGTCCGATCAGCGGACGGGTGACACACCCGGCCGGGCCGCACACCGGCCGGGCCGCCGATGCCGCCCTCAGGGTGACTGCCGCAGCCCGAAGACGTTGCCGTCGGCATCCCGGACGGTGGCGATCAGCATGCCGCCGCCGACGTCGCGCACCTCGCCCTGCAACGTGGCGCCCGCCTCGGTCACCGCCTCGATGGTGGCGGCGATGTCATCGACCTCCCAGTAGCCGACCGCCCCGGTCATGCCCTGCCGGTGCCCGTTCGGGTCGAGGCCGAGCTCCTGGTCGCCGGTCCGGAACCCGACGTAGTAGGCCTCGTCCGTGTACGGCGGCACGCCCAGCAGCGCCCCGTACACCGCCTTGGCCTGGCCGAGGTCACGCACCGGAAAGATCACGGTCCTGAGTCCTGATGTCATGAAACGCCCCCATGCTCGTCGTGCCACGTCGGCCGGACGAGGCCGCGTGACTGGCGATGTTCATGGCGGTCAGGCTAGTTGCGGCCGCGTGACCTGCGCTTCTTGATTCCTGATCGAAGCGGGGCCGCTGCCGTGGCAGCCCCCCGGACCCGCCCGTTCACCGGCGCGTGGTGGACGACCCGGCAACCGCGCCACCGGCCGGCCGCGCCGCCGGCACGTGCGCCACGTCCCGCGCCCGTACCCGGCCGAGGGTGAGCGCCACCCCGGCGGCGAGCAGCCCGCCCGCGGCGATCACCTGGTACGCGCGGTGGAACACGGCCGGCGAGGTGTCGCCGCCGTCGGCCAGTACGGTGATCAGGACGGCGACGCCGAGAACCGCGCCGACCTGCCGCAGGCAGGACGAGATGGCGACCCCGGTGGCGAAGCGGGTCCGGGGGAACTCGGCGAACGCCGCGTGCCCGAACCCGGGGAAGCTGAACGCCGCCCCCGCCCCGAGCAGCAGCGCCGCCGGCAGGAAGTCGGCGACGAAGTTCGGCTCGGCGGGCGCGCGGGCCAACAGCAACGCCCCGGCGCAGAAGAACAACCCGCCGGGCAGCGCCACCGCCCGGGGCCCGAACCGGTCGCCGAGCCGACCGACCAGCGGGGCAAGCGCGGCGGCCGCCACCGGGCCGGCGGTCAGCGCGCCGCCGGTGGCCAGGCTGTCGTAGTGCCACACCTGGGTCAGGAAGAGCACGTTGCACAGCAGCAGCGCGTTCATCGCGGCGGCGAAGACCAGGGAGCCGAGGTTGGCGACGCTGAACGAGCGGATCCGCACCAGCGCCGGCTCGATGATCGGGGCCGGGTGCCGGCCCGACCGTACCGCCAGGGCGACCAGCAGGGCCGCTCCGGCGGCGAGCGTGCCGCCGAACGCCGCCGACGTCGCCCCCCAGTCCGGCAGCCGGATCACCGCCAGGGCCAGCGCCCCGATCCCGCCGCCGAGCAGCAGCGACCCGACCACGTCCGGGAACGGCCCAGGGGTGGTGTCCCGGGTCTCCCGCAGCACCCGGACCGCCGCCAGCAGGCCGGGCAGCCCGATCACCAGGTTCACCAGGAACACCCAGCGCCAGCCCTGCCAGGCCACCAGCGCGCCGCCGACGGACGGTCCGGCGGCCCCGGCGACCGTGCCGGTGGCGGTCCACAGCGCGATCGCGGTGGCGCGGCGCGCCACCGGGAACTCGGGCAGCAGCAGACCGAGCGAGGTCGGCATGATGGCCGCCGCGCCGAGGGCCTGCACGCACCGCGCCGCGATCAGCACGCCCACCCCGGGGGCCAGCCCGCAGGCCGCCGAACCGACCAGGAAGAGCACCACCCCGGCGAGGAAGACCCGGCGCCGCCCCCACCGGTCGGCGAGCCGCCCGGCCGGGATCAGCACCGCGGCGAAGACCACGTTGTACGCGTTGAGCACCCAGGACAGGTCGTTCAGCGAACTGTCCGGGAAGGCGGTCCCCAGGGCGGGCATCGCCACGTTGACGATCGTCACGTCGAGCAGCGCCATCATCACGGCGACGGACGTGACCAGCAGGACTTTCCACTGACGGGCCACCGGAGTCCTCCTCGGGCGGGGCGGATCGGCCACCGGTGCCGGTCGCCCGGTGGGTCGGGGGGCCGGCGGGCCGGTCGGCACGCCGGTGCTGCGCGGGGGGGCCTCGGGTCAGGT
This region includes:
- a CDS encoding NAD(P)/FAD-dependent oxidoreductase encodes the protein MYDAIVVGARCAGATTAMLLARAGHRVLLLDRASFPSDTMSTHYVHPPTIARLAEWGLLDALRESGCPPLRVSRWQLAGVPVTGCAPAIGPVRAGFGPRRFVLDTLLVRAAEAAGAELREECNVTDLLWDGDRVVGIRARGPHGEFTERARVVIGADGLDSVVAKKVQAPKYEAVPSLCCVYYTYWSGFTADYEVFVDHRRLVGAVPTNDGLVMVVVQAPREEFDEVRKDIEGSYFRSLALAAPSVLERVRAGRREERFVGTGRLPNFFRRGSGPGWALVGDAGYHKDSIGAMGISDAIGHAALLTEHLHPALAGERPVDRALIDYTVQRDRESLPLYHFNLQAARLRPTDELLDVLRAIQGHQEQMDRFFGFIAGMYGWAEFVDGVAAALGTTAGARAAG
- a CDS encoding ATP-binding cassette domain-containing protein; the encoded protein is MSMATRTQRPSPAPHVADSHDLIRVHGARENNLKNVSIEIPKRRLTVFTGVSGSGKSSLVFDTIAAESQRMINETYSAFVQGFMPTLARPDVDVLDGLTTAIIVNQERMGSDPRSTVGTATDANAMLRILFSRLGQPHIGSPQAFSFNVASISGAGAVTIERGGQTMKERRSFSILGGMCPRCEGRGSVTDIDLTQLYDASKSLNEGALMIPGYKPGGWNYRLYSESGFVDPDKPIGRYTKKELNDFLHHEPTRMKIAGINMTYEGLIPRVQKSMLSKDKEAMQPHIRTFVERAVTFTTCPDCGGTRLNETARSSKIAGISIADACAMQISDLAEWVRGLDEPSVAPLVASLRDTLDSFVGIGLGYLSLDRPSGTLSGGEAQRTKMIRHLGSSLTDVTYVFDEPTIGLHPHDIQRMNNLLRQLRDKGNTVLVVEHKPEAIAIADHVVDLGPRAGTEGGEVVFEGTVEGLRKSDTLTGRHLDDRVSLKPSVRKAAGALRVRGADAHNLRDVDVDIPLGVLVVVTGVAGSGKSSLIHGSVSGRDGVVAVDQTPIRGSRRSNPATYTGLLEPIRKAFAKANGVKPALFSANSEGACPNCNGAGVIYTDLAMMAGVAVTCEECEGKRFQAEVLKYQLGGRDISEVLAMPVSEAEEFFAVGEARIPAAHAIISRLADVGLGYLTLGQPLTTLSGGERQRLKLATHMGEKGGVYVLDEPTTGLHLADVEHLLGLLDRLVDAGKSVIVIEHHQAVMAHADWIIDLGPGAGHDGGRIVFEGTPADLVAARSTLTGEHLAAYVGG
- a CDS encoding VOC family protein, whose product is MIFPVRDLGQAKAVYGALLGVPPYTDEAYYVGFRTGDQELGLDPNGHRQGMTGAVGYWEVDDIAATIEAVTEAGATLQGEVRDVGGGMLIATVRDADGNVFGLRQSP
- a CDS encoding MFS transporter, which encodes MARQWKVLLVTSVAVMMALLDVTIVNVAMPALGTAFPDSSLNDLSWVLNAYNVVFAAVLIPAGRLADRWGRRRVFLAGVVLFLVGSAACGLAPGVGVLIAARCVQALGAAAIMPTSLGLLLPEFPVARRATAIALWTATGTVAGAAGPSVGGALVAWQGWRWVFLVNLVIGLPGLLAAVRVLRETRDTTPGPFPDVVGSLLLGGGIGALALAVIRLPDWGATSAAFGGTLAAGAALLVALAVRSGRHPAPIIEPALVRIRSFSVANLGSLVFAAAMNALLLCNVLFLTQVWHYDSLATGGALTAGPVAAAALAPLVGRLGDRFGPRAVALPGGLFFCAGALLLARAPAEPNFVADFLPAALLLGAGAAFSFPGFGHAAFAEFPRTRFATGVAISSCLRQVGAVLGVAVLITVLADGGDTSPAVFHRAYQVIAAGGLLAAGVALTLGRVRARDVAHVPAARPAGGAVAGSSTTRR
- a CDS encoding helix-turn-helix domain-containing protein is translated as MGQPAQGRSFAISPEDREILVRLSRGHRRGGEPLRAAIVLAAAAGLSYAETARRLATTRPTVATWLRRYAEEGVPGLRDRVRPGRRPRVQDADVVLRTLTAVPPAGDTWSSRALGVDLGLSNGTVARVWRRWGLRPAEPAAFRLPGLPDLALADAYLVGLHCDYRDCLLVLAAGAGAADAGADCVPPIGGPDDLPSASPSALADFLAMVTERRPGVRLHVLVGGEETGRRPAVRAWAARHGHLVRVAPPEPTWTELAAVAAGLTAPVGGRAAADLGGTLVTALHAAWRTAWFRDL
- a CDS encoding cellulose binding domain-containing protein; amino-acid sequence: MHSRPTRPGRWLARTLTLPLLFATLVASGTTAYAAEGAEAASTCTARYRREGVEVWVSFRNIAPTTVNGWTLSWALADSQQIWTIWNAALVSHTGGIATVRDLGWNANLAPGVEMTIGYIAGGNAPPSGFALNGDPCQAG